A stretch of Flavobacterium sp. N1994 DNA encodes these proteins:
- a CDS encoding GH92 family glycosyl hydrolase, translating into MVFNRNPLLSFFLLLFISFCFAQNNYRYVNVFIGTEGTGHTFPGPSMPFGMVQPGPDNKDHGWNHTSGYQYKDTLLLGFSQTRFSGTGINEMGDVLLLPINPKKENLKNGYYKNTEFGKVGYYTLTKKDDVKVELTCSERVAFHRYTFPEKEAKVLLDLQHGLHFVFDESNPKGLVVESDVKIENSTTISGYCATQNWVNRKYFFTLTFDQPFVSSQLLEKKANEKAPRYFLDFNLNDSKELKVKIALSSVSVAGAKLNRQTEIPNWDFDAVVIRNKKAWDTYLNRIDIEAPQKQKEIFYTSLYHLFLQPSNIADVDGKYRGVNDQIALAPNKEYYSTLSIWDIYRGAFPLLQIVAPEKVNGIINSMLIHHKAKGFLPIWTAWGQDNYCMIGNHAIPMLLSAYQNGFTGFDKNEALKAMVETSTKSHINSDWELYTQYGYYPFDKLDNEAVSRTLESGYDDWCVAEMARKLGSKKIATTFFKRALYYQNIFDNETTFFRGKDTKGNWRSPFNPLQATSPLNNPGDYTEANAWQYFWTPAQHDVNGVIKLLGGKANFTKKLNAFFTTEAENPNKFLGQEAMIGQYAHGNEPSHHILYLYAFTNEPKTGQKYIHKVINEFHNNTPDGMIGNDDCGQMSAWYLLSTLGFYPVNPANGEFIFGSPQIKKAILHLKNGKEFKIEANNYSNENSVNENRFLNGSKIAKSFITYKEIMAGGTLTFEMTNN; encoded by the coding sequence ATGGTATTCAATAGAAACCCCCTCTTATCTTTCTTTCTGCTTCTCTTTATTTCTTTTTGCTTTGCGCAAAACAATTATAGATATGTCAACGTCTTCATAGGAACAGAAGGAACTGGTCACACTTTTCCTGGACCGTCGATGCCTTTTGGAATGGTACAACCAGGTCCTGATAACAAAGATCATGGTTGGAATCATACTAGTGGGTATCAATATAAAGATACTTTGCTTCTAGGTTTTTCTCAGACGCGTTTTAGTGGGACTGGCATTAATGAAATGGGCGATGTTCTTTTGCTTCCTATTAACCCTAAAAAAGAAAACTTAAAAAATGGGTATTATAAAAATACGGAGTTTGGAAAAGTGGGTTATTACACATTGACTAAAAAAGATGATGTGAAAGTAGAACTGACTTGTTCTGAAAGAGTGGCATTTCATCGGTATACCTTTCCAGAGAAAGAAGCGAAGGTTCTTCTTGATTTACAACATGGTTTGCATTTTGTCTTTGATGAATCTAATCCCAAAGGATTGGTAGTTGAAAGTGATGTAAAAATTGAAAATAGCACCACTATTTCGGGCTATTGCGCTACACAAAACTGGGTTAACCGAAAGTACTTTTTTACTCTGACTTTTGACCAACCTTTTGTCTCTAGTCAATTATTGGAGAAGAAAGCTAATGAAAAAGCACCAAGGTATTTTTTAGATTTTAATTTAAATGATAGCAAAGAATTAAAGGTGAAAATAGCTTTATCATCAGTTTCCGTTGCTGGAGCTAAACTCAATAGGCAAACTGAAATTCCAAATTGGGATTTTGATGCCGTTGTAATCCGTAACAAAAAAGCTTGGGATACTTATTTGAACCGCATTGACATTGAAGCTCCACAAAAACAAAAAGAAATCTTTTATACCTCCTTATACCATTTGTTTTTACAACCTTCTAATATAGCTGATGTTGATGGAAAATACAGAGGTGTAAATGACCAGATAGCATTAGCGCCCAACAAGGAATACTACTCTACCCTATCGATTTGGGATATTTATCGTGGGGCTTTTCCGTTGTTACAAATAGTAGCCCCTGAAAAAGTCAATGGGATTATCAATTCAATGCTCATTCATCATAAAGCCAAAGGGTTCTTGCCTATTTGGACGGCTTGGGGACAAGACAATTATTGTATGATAGGCAATCATGCTATTCCGATGCTACTATCCGCTTATCAAAATGGCTTTACCGGTTTTGATAAAAACGAAGCTTTGAAAGCGATGGTCGAGACTTCTACCAAATCGCATATTAATTCGGATTGGGAATTGTATACTCAATATGGGTATTATCCATTTGACAAATTAGATAATGAAGCCGTTTCTCGGACTTTAGAAAGTGGTTATGACGATTGGTGTGTTGCGGAAATGGCAAGGAAATTAGGGTCAAAGAAAATAGCCACTACTTTTTTTAAAAGAGCTCTTTATTACCAAAATATTTTTGACAACGAAACCACCTTCTTTAGAGGAAAAGACACTAAAGGCAACTGGCGTAGTCCTTTTAATCCTCTGCAAGCCACCTCTCCCCTTAACAATCCCGGGGATTATACTGAGGCTAATGCTTGGCAATATTTTTGGACACCAGCGCAACATGACGTTAATGGAGTCATTAAATTGTTAGGAGGAAAAGCAAACTTCACTAAGAAATTAAATGCTTTTTTTACCACAGAAGCTGAAAATCCGAATAAATTTTTGGGACAAGAGGCTATGATTGGGCAATATGCTCATGGGAATGAACCAAGTCATCATATTTTGTATTTGTATGCTTTTACTAACGAACCCAAAACAGGTCAAAAATACATTCACAAAGTCATCAATGAATTTCATAACAATACTCCAGATGGTATGATTGGCAATGATGATTGCGGCCAAATGAGTGCTTGGTATCTTCTTTCTACTTTAGGGTTTTATCCGGTAAATCCAGCTAATGGAGAATTTATTTTTGGGAGTCCACAAATAAAAAAAGCCATACTCCATTTAAAGAATGGAAAAGAATTTAAAATTGAAGCTAATAATTATTCCAATGAAAATAGTGTAAACGAAAATAGATTTCTGAATGGAAGTAAAATAGCAAAATCATTCATTACTTATAAAGAAATTATGGCAGGCGGAACGCTTACCTTTGAAATGACAAACAACTAA
- a CDS encoding AraC family transcriptional regulator — MKPILETITIENAIHAFAFEMPFFEFKWHYHPEYELTYIVKGKGMRLVGDSYLPFQSGDLVLLGSGIPHTWESDSNNQEMVAAVVIQFSENFIESVMNSQAFYQIKKLLQSSVRGLFFPNPQANDMASRMKLIANEKGVKQIAALLNVFDDLTNIKCETLASSFYAPKNSKENETRINTVFNYIKQNAATSMSLEQAAASIHLTTGAFCKFFKKMTGKTFSDYVNEIRIGNACTLITQTDKTIAQIAIESGFENQTYFNRIFLKKKNCTPKQFRMQLNKV; from the coding sequence ATGAAACCTATTTTAGAAACGATCACTATTGAAAATGCTATTCATGCCTTTGCGTTTGAAATGCCTTTTTTTGAATTCAAATGGCACTACCATCCCGAATATGAATTGACTTATATTGTCAAAGGAAAGGGTATGCGTTTAGTAGGAGATAGCTATCTACCTTTCCAATCGGGTGATTTAGTTTTGTTGGGCTCTGGAATACCCCATACTTGGGAAAGTGATTCCAATAATCAAGAGATGGTAGCCGCTGTAGTAATTCAGTTTTCAGAGAATTTCATAGAAAGTGTTATGAATAGTCAGGCTTTTTATCAAATTAAAAAACTGTTGCAATCTAGTGTTCGAGGGTTGTTTTTTCCAAATCCCCAAGCCAATGATATGGCATCACGAATGAAGCTAATTGCTAATGAAAAAGGAGTCAAACAAATTGCAGCGTTATTAAATGTATTTGACGATTTAACAAATATCAAGTGTGAAACGTTAGCCTCTTCTTTCTATGCTCCAAAGAATTCCAAAGAAAACGAAACCCGAATAAACACCGTGTTTAATTATATAAAACAAAATGCAGCGACATCTATGTCATTAGAGCAAGCCGCGGCTTCTATTCACTTAACAACTGGCGCTTTTTGTAAATTTTTCAAGAAAATGACAGGAAAAACTTTCTCAGATTATGTGAATGAAATTAGAATTGGAAATGCCTGCACTCTTATTACTCAAACGGATAAAACAATTGCTCAAATTGCCATAGAATCGGGTTTTGAAAACCAAACCTATTTCAATAGGATATTTCTAAAAAAGAAAAATTGCACCCCAAAACAGTTCAGGATGCAATTAAATAAAGTGTAA
- a CDS encoding DUF4197 domain-containing protein encodes MKTKLTLLLLLPTLGFSQGSLLDQLKKEVQKVVPVDLSILDGKLGTVDIAGGLKEALNKGIEKQVTKLTATDGFYKNDKVKILLPEELQNIDKTLRKLGMSSLANKGLLLLNRAAEDAVKESTPIFVDAVTNMSFTDAKNILMGNESAATTYLQTNTTTPLYAKFNPVIKSSFAKVGADKVWASIIKKYNNLPLVKKVNPDLTDYTTNKALEGVFKMIAVEEKNIRSDINARTSPLLQQVFALQDKK; translated from the coding sequence ATGAAAACTAAATTAACGCTACTCCTATTATTACCTACCTTGGGTTTTTCTCAAGGAAGCCTATTAGATCAATTAAAAAAAGAAGTCCAAAAAGTAGTTCCAGTTGATTTATCCATATTGGATGGAAAATTAGGTACTGTTGATATAGCAGGAGGCTTGAAAGAAGCCTTAAATAAAGGGATTGAAAAACAAGTAACTAAATTAACGGCCACTGATGGTTTTTATAAAAACGACAAGGTAAAAATCTTGTTGCCAGAAGAATTACAAAACATAGACAAAACACTCCGAAAACTAGGTATGAGTTCTTTGGCCAATAAAGGTTTGTTGCTGTTGAATCGTGCTGCGGAAGATGCGGTTAAAGAGTCGACTCCAATCTTTGTTGATGCGGTAACTAACATGAGTTTTACCGATGCAAAAAACATCTTGATGGGGAATGAAAGCGCGGCTACCACCTATTTACAAACCAATACTACTACTCCACTGTATGCGAAATTTAATCCAGTAATTAAAAGTTCTTTTGCAAAAGTCGGAGCCGATAAAGTTTGGGCAAGCATTATTAAAAAATACAACAATTTACCGTTGGTAAAAAAAGTGAATCCAGATTTAACAGATTATACCACCAACAAAGCCTTGGAAGGTGTTTTTAAAATGATAGCCGTTGAAGAAAAAAACATTCGTTCCGATATCAATGCTAGAACTTCACCTTTATTGCAACAAGTTTTTGCTTTACAAGATAAAAAGTAA
- the purU gene encoding formyltetrahydrofolate deformylase encodes MNKIVILIHCSDQKGIIAAVTNYIASIGGNIIYLDQHVDSDQDVFFMRLECEFAKDHFNLDTIKDNFSKNLANPFSMSWSIQLQERKPRMAIFVSKYDHCLYDILSRYSTGELPIEIPIIISNHHDLSSVAARFSIPFHHIPFTKETKESGEKEQIAVLEKYQIDFIVLARYMQIITPNLIALYQNKIINIHHSFLPAFPGAKPYHSAFNRGVKIIGATSHYVTEELDEGPIIEQDITRVTHSHSIEDFIMKGKDLERMVLARAIKLHAERKTMVYNNKTVVFS; translated from the coding sequence ATGAATAAAATTGTCATCCTCATCCATTGTAGTGATCAAAAGGGAATTATAGCCGCGGTTACTAATTATATTGCTTCTATTGGAGGAAATATCATTTACCTAGACCAACATGTTGATAGTGACCAAGATGTTTTCTTTATGCGACTGGAATGTGAGTTTGCTAAAGACCATTTTAATTTGGATACCATCAAGGATAATTTTTCGAAAAATTTAGCGAATCCTTTTTCGATGTCATGGTCTATTCAACTGCAAGAACGTAAACCACGGATGGCTATTTTTGTTTCAAAATACGATCATTGTTTGTATGACATTCTTTCGCGCTACAGCACAGGAGAATTGCCTATCGAGATTCCGATTATCATTAGCAATCACCATGATTTGAGTTCGGTTGCTGCACGATTTTCGATTCCGTTTCATCATATTCCTTTTACCAAAGAAACTAAAGAAAGTGGTGAAAAGGAACAGATAGCCGTTTTAGAAAAATACCAAATAGACTTTATCGTTCTGGCTCGGTACATGCAGATTATTACCCCTAATTTGATTGCTTTGTATCAAAATAAAATTATTAATATTCATCATTCGTTTCTTCCTGCATTTCCTGGGGCGAAACCTTATCATTCGGCATTTAACAGAGGCGTTAAAATTATTGGCGCTACTAGTCATTATGTTACCGAAGAATTGGATGAAGGCCCTATTATTGAGCAAGATATTACCCGAGTAACCCATAGTCACTCTATTGAAGATTTTATCATGAAAGGGAAAGATTTGGAGCGTATGGTTTTGGCTAGAGCCATCAAATTGCATGCTGAAAGAAAAACGATGGTTTACAATAATAAGACCGTAGTTTTTTCCTAA